One window from the genome of Methanoculleus sp. 7T encodes:
- the aroE gene encoding shikimate dehydrogenase: MKVVLTGFRGTGKTSVGRILADRLQAPFFDTDTLVERRAGMPIPEIFRRHGEAHFRALEREAIASLRTAEGVISTGGGAVSDPANVADLRWHGTVFLLSAPPDVIHERIAGSDRPGLTGLPPAEEVQTLLARRKEAYLGAADTCIDTGRRMPDEVADLILRDAEISPDEKRERDGLLGRLGLSDLGEMIDQDPGLRVCAIAGNPCAHSKSPLLYNRLFAHFGMHYRYTRFEWPDAATIIRLANLLPLKGLSVTIPFKADVMRHIDEVDDHAAAIGAVNTVVRCGGRMYGHNTDWLGVRAPLAHRRGARAVVLGAGGAAAAAVYALVSLDMDVTVLARTPDAARRLAERFGCRWGALEDFRGSNADVVVHATPVGMEPDTRSLLAPGDLRAGTTVFDLVYTPPETPLIRAAKEAGCEVIPGTEMFVHQAAEQFRLITGIAVSPELVREMLA, encoded by the coding sequence ATGAAGGTCGTCCTCACCGGCTTCCGGGGGACCGGGAAGACCTCGGTCGGGCGGATCCTCGCCGACCGGTTGCAGGCGCCGTTCTTTGATACCGATACGCTTGTAGAGCGCCGGGCCGGGATGCCGATCCCGGAGATCTTCCGACGGCACGGTGAGGCGCACTTCCGGGCTCTCGAACGGGAGGCGATCGCGTCGCTCCGGACTGCAGAGGGCGTTATCAGCACCGGCGGCGGGGCGGTCTCGGACCCGGCGAACGTCGCCGACCTCCGGTGGCACGGCACGGTCTTCCTCCTCTCGGCCCCGCCCGACGTCATTCATGAACGGATCGCCGGGAGCGACCGGCCGGGGCTGACCGGGCTACCGCCGGCAGAGGAGGTGCAGACCCTCCTTGCCCGGAGGAAGGAGGCCTACCTCGGTGCGGCCGACACCTGCATCGATACCGGAAGGCGCATGCCGGACGAGGTTGCGGACCTGATTCTCCGGGATGCCGAGATCTCCCCGGACGAGAAGCGTGAGCGCGACGGCCTCCTCGGGCGGCTCGGGCTTTCGGATCTCGGGGAGATGATCGACCAAGACCCAGGCCTCCGGGTATGCGCCATCGCCGGCAACCCCTGCGCCCACAGCAAGAGCCCGCTTCTCTACAACCGGCTCTTTGCGCACTTTGGCATGCACTACCGCTACACCCGCTTCGAGTGGCCGGATGCGGCGACGATCATCCGCCTCGCAAACCTCCTCCCCCTAAAAGGGCTCTCGGTCACCATCCCGTTCAAGGCCGACGTTATGCGCCACATCGACGAGGTTGACGACCATGCGGCGGCGATCGGGGCGGTAAACACCGTAGTCCGTTGCGGCGGCCGGATGTACGGCCATAACACCGACTGGCTGGGCGTTCGGGCCCCGCTCGCCCACCGTCGGGGCGCCAGGGCGGTTGTCCTCGGCGCAGGAGGGGCGGCGGCCGCGGCGGTCTATGCCCTCGTATCGCTCGATATGGACGTGACGGTGCTTGCCCGGACACCGGATGCGGCACGGAGGCTTGCGGAGCGGTTCGGGTGCCGGTGGGGGGCACTGGAAGACTTTAGGGGGAGCAACGCCGATGTGGTGGTACACGCAACCCCGGTCGGGATGGAGCCCGACACCCGGAGCCTGCTTGCCCCCGGCGACCTTAGAGCGGGGACGACCGTCTTCGACCTCGTCTACACGCCGCCGGAGACGCCTCTCATCAGGGCGGCGAAGGAGGCCGGGTGCGAGGTGATACCGGGCACCGAGATGTTCGTCCACCAGGCGGCGGAACAGTTCCGCCTGATCACCGGGATTGCGGTCTCGCCAGAACTGGTGAGGGAGATGCTTGCATGA
- a CDS encoding pyrroline-5-carboxylate reductase family protein — MDHVGIIGYGHMGSMLVSGFLASGVLRIDEVVVASRSRGSLDACAAAWPGIGIAATNAELARRCRLIIIAVRPQEIRGVLNEIVPVMDGDEHIVSLAAGISLEELEAAFTGSVTRAVPTVTSEVGQGTTLICHGRQIGMNDALRAEGLFSAVGDVALVGEEDLPAATLLSSCGPGLLAAVIEELAGATARASGLSPDRALLLATEMVTATAAYLKETGEAPSDLIRRVATGGGITEVGVQGLRERLPGVLDEVFAAMLERSDTVGK; from the coding sequence ATGGACCATGTAGGAATTATCGGATATGGACATATGGGGAGCATGCTGGTGAGCGGTTTTCTCGCATCAGGAGTGCTCCGCATCGATGAGGTCGTGGTTGCGTCCCGGAGCCGGGGGAGCCTGGACGCGTGCGCAGCAGCATGGCCTGGCATCGGCATCGCCGCGACGAACGCAGAACTCGCACGGAGGTGCCGTCTGATCATCATCGCCGTCAGGCCGCAGGAGATACGAGGCGTCCTCAACGAGATCGTTCCGGTGATGGACGGAGATGAGCATATCGTCTCGCTCGCCGCCGGCATCAGTCTGGAGGAATTGGAGGCGGCGTTTACGGGTTCGGTTACCCGGGCGGTGCCCACGGTCACCTCGGAGGTCGGGCAGGGGACGACGCTGATCTGCCACGGGCGGCAGATCGGGATGAACGACGCTCTCCGGGCGGAGGGGCTCTTCTCTGCCGTCGGGGATGTGGCGCTCGTCGGAGAGGAAGACCTCCCGGCGGCCACGCTTCTTTCGAGTTGCGGGCCGGGGCTGCTTGCCGCCGTCATCGAGGAACTGGCGGGTGCAACGGCCCGTGCGAGCGGGCTTTCGCCCGACCGGGCGCTTTTGCTGGCAACGGAGATGGTCACGGCCACGGCCGCCTACCTGAAAGAGACCGGCGAGGCGCCCTCCGACCTGATCCGTCGGGTTGCGACCGGCGGCGGCATCACCGAAGTCGGGGTGCAGGGACTCCGGGAACGGCTGCCGGGGGTCCTCGACGAGGTGTTCGCCGCCATGCTGGAGCGCTCCGATACGGTGGGGAAGTGA
- a CDS encoding CBS domain-containing protein codes for MEIPTPAELREKRIRMGLKQADVARMAGISQSMVARIEAGSVDPRVSTLAKIVEVLQAAEHSAITAADVMNSPVLFVAPDDPVSRAVEIMGQNGISQLPVLENGIPVGCVSESGIMNAMEEGGFHQTHQKLVRDCMEPGFPTVPPTAPIDTIVHLLHHNHAVIVLEKGKVQGVITKHDLISLIT; via the coding sequence ATGGAGATACCCACCCCGGCCGAACTGCGGGAAAAGAGGATTCGCATGGGCTTGAAGCAGGCAGATGTAGCCCGGATGGCCGGAATCAGCCAATCCATGGTCGCGCGGATCGAAGCGGGCAGTGTGGACCCGAGGGTCAGCACGCTTGCGAAGATCGTTGAAGTCCTGCAGGCTGCGGAACACTCGGCGATTACGGCGGCCGACGTGATGAACTCGCCCGTGCTCTTCGTCGCTCCAGACGACCCCGTCAGCCGCGCCGTCGAGATCATGGGCCAAAACGGCATCTCCCAGCTGCCGGTGCTCGAGAACGGGATACCGGTGGGGTGCGTATCGGAGTCGGGGATCATGAACGCCATGGAAGAGGGCGGGTTCCATCAGACGCACCAAAAACTGGTGCGGGACTGCATGGAACCGGGTTTCCCGACGGTTCCCCCGACGGCGCCTATCGACACGATCGTCCACCTCCTGCATCATAACCATGCGGTTATCGTGCTTGAGAAAGGGAAGGTGCAGGGCGTCATCACCAAGCACGACCTGATATCGTTGATCACGTAG
- the tpiA gene encoding triose-phosphate isomerase gives MVSPLILVNLKTYQEGMGQNAHRIAAAAETVARESGVVIGVAPVYTEIRPLSQHYAIPVYAQHIDAIAPGAHTGHILPEAIRSAGARGTLINHSERRLTLADIDACVQAARRLHLESVVCTNNDATSAAAAVLRPDYVAIEPPELIGSGVSVSKADPGIIERSVNAVRAVNPDVRVLTGAGIQSGECVKIAVDLGTCGVLLASSVVKADDPEAVLRDLVSLL, from the coding sequence ATGGTTTCACCGTTGATTCTGGTCAATCTGAAGACCTATCAGGAAGGTATGGGCCAAAACGCTCACCGGATCGCCGCTGCGGCCGAGACTGTGGCAAGAGAGAGCGGGGTCGTCATCGGGGTCGCGCCGGTCTACACCGAGATCCGCCCGCTGAGCCAGCACTACGCGATACCCGTCTACGCCCAGCATATCGATGCGATCGCGCCCGGGGCTCATACCGGCCATATTCTGCCCGAGGCGATCAGATCGGCCGGTGCACGCGGCACTCTGATCAACCACTCCGAACGCCGCCTCACCCTCGCCGATATCGACGCCTGCGTCCAAGCGGCACGAAGGCTCCACCTCGAATCGGTCGTCTGCACGAACAACGACGCGACAAGCGCCGCCGCAGCCGTCCTCCGGCCCGATTACGTGGCGATCGAGCCCCCGGAACTGATCGGGAGCGGGGTCTCGGTCTCGAAGGCCGACCCGGGGATCATCGAGCGGTCCGTCAACGCCGTCAGGGCGGTGAACCCGGACGTCAGAGTTCTGACCGGGGCAGGCATCCAGTCCGGCGAATGCGTGAAAATAGCCGTCGACCTCGGGACCTGCGGCGTCCTCTTGGCCTCAAGCGTGGTCAAGGCCGACGACCCCGAGGCGGTCCTCAGGGACCTCGTCTCTCTGCTCTAG
- a CDS encoding PX domain-containing protein, giving the protein MAVNKEEQHNILAKVRDILSTYHTQDAVRSELESLGFDVRAEHRDVVSLENTLAEIFVQLFVNDRGDVFDSHVVTFDEIELKLKGKG; this is encoded by the coding sequence ATGGCCGTGAACAAAGAGGAGCAGCATAACATCCTCGCAAAAGTCAGGGACATCCTCTCGACCTACCACACCCAAGACGCCGTCCGCAGTGAGTTGGAGTCCCTCGGCTTCGACGTCAGAGCGGAGCATAGGGACGTCGTATCGCTGGAGAACACGCTTGCCGAGATCTTCGTCCAACTCTTCGTGAACGACCGGGGCGACGTCTTCGATTCGCATGTGGTGACGTTTGATGAGATCGAACTGAAACTAAAGGGGAAAGGCTGA
- the aroC gene encoding chorismate synthase, with product MNTFGRNFRCTTFGESHGKAMGVVVDGCPPGVPLTEADIQPYLDRRRPGKSPLESARQELDRVEILSGTFEGRTTGAPIALVVRNRDVRSEDYDALRDVFRPGHADYTYQAKYGLRDHRGGGRSSGRETLARVAAGAVAVRCLAPYGITVGGRVVEVHGATEPGAMEAEILAARDAGDSVGGVVEVTAAGCPAGLGDPVFGKLDAAIAGAMMGIGAVKGVEIGEGFGAAGLLGSEMNDPIGKAGFASNHAGGVLGGISTGQDIVVRIAVKPTPSIRRTQQTVDTAGEEREITVAGRHDPCIAPRIVPVAECMLALVILDTMLEQAKYRGWGGE from the coding sequence ATGAACACCTTCGGGAGAAACTTCAGGTGCACGACGTTTGGTGAGAGCCACGGGAAGGCGATGGGCGTGGTCGTCGACGGCTGCCCGCCCGGCGTCCCCCTCACGGAGGCCGACATCCAGCCCTACCTCGACCGGAGGCGGCCGGGGAAGAGCCCGCTTGAGTCGGCACGGCAGGAGCTCGACCGGGTTGAGATCCTCTCGGGGACGTTTGAGGGGCGGACGACCGGCGCCCCGATAGCGCTCGTCGTCCGAAACCGCGACGTCCGCTCGGAGGACTACGATGCGCTCCGGGACGTCTTCAGGCCCGGACACGCCGACTACACCTACCAAGCGAAGTACGGGCTCCGCGACCACCGGGGCGGCGGGAGGAGTTCCGGGCGGGAGACCCTCGCCCGCGTCGCGGCCGGAGCGGTGGCGGTGCGCTGCCTTGCGCCCTACGGCATCACGGTCGGGGGAAGGGTCGTCGAGGTTCACGGAGCGACCGAGCCGGGAGCGATGGAAGCGGAGATCCTAGCCGCCCGGGATGCGGGGGATTCCGTGGGCGGGGTCGTCGAGGTGACGGCGGCCGGATGCCCGGCCGGCCTCGGCGACCCAGTATTTGGGAAACTGGACGCCGCCATCGCCGGGGCGATGATGGGCATCGGTGCAGTGAAGGGCGTCGAGATCGGCGAGGGGTTCGGCGCCGCCGGGCTGCTCGGGAGCGAGATGAACGACCCGATCGGCAAAGCCGGATTTGCAAGCAACCACGCGGGCGGGGTCCTCGGCGGGATCAGCACCGGCCAGGATATCGTCGTCAGGATCGCAGTCAAGCCGACGCCCTCGATACGCCGGACGCAGCAGACCGTCGATACGGCCGGAGAAGAGCGGGAGATAACGGTTGCGGGGAGGCACGACCCCTGCATCGCCCCCCGCATCGTCCCGGTCGCGGAGTGCATGCTTGCACTTGTTATCCTCGATACGATGCTTGAGCAGGCGAAGTATCGGGGATGGGGCGGGGAGTAG
- a CDS encoding type I 3-dehydroquinate dehydratase, whose product MKIVVSVENASVIDEVVEYNPTFIEIRLDRMDGDLLDQVRAIREKTAIPLIATLRSREEGGMFVGNADLWARIIGPLTRYVDFVDVEARYRDHAPFIKSQGIQILASLHTNEMPTPPELAKIEGMLRSYGDIPKIVVKPRTKDDLLALVAFTHQAQKPICTSIMGAEFRYARAILPLFGSEFAFCHAGTPTAEGQYHIREMRQIADLLK is encoded by the coding sequence ATGAAGATCGTCGTCTCAGTGGAGAATGCAAGCGTTATCGACGAGGTGGTGGAGTACAACCCGACGTTCATCGAGATCAGGCTTGACCGGATGGACGGAGACCTGCTGGACCAAGTCCGTGCGATCCGTGAGAAGACCGCCATTCCCCTGATTGCCACGCTGAGGAGCAGGGAAGAAGGAGGGATGTTTGTCGGCAATGCGGATCTCTGGGCCCGGATCATCGGTCCGCTTACGAGGTACGTCGATTTCGTAGACGTCGAAGCTCGCTACCGAGACCACGCGCCGTTCATCAAGAGCCAGGGAATTCAGATCCTCGCCTCTCTCCACACGAACGAGATGCCCACCCCGCCGGAGTTAGCAAAGATCGAGGGTATGCTCAGGTCCTACGGCGACATCCCGAAGATCGTCGTGAAGCCCCGCACCAAGGACGACCTCCTTGCGCTTGTCGCGTTCACTCACCAGGCGCAAAAGCCCATCTGCACAAGCATCATGGGCGCCGAGTTTCGTTACGCCCGCGCGATCCTGCCCCTCTTCGGGTCGGAGTTCGCGTTCTGCCATGCCGGCACCCCGACGGCCGAGGGACAATACCATATACGTGAGATGCGGCAGATCGCGGACCTGTTGAAGTGA
- a CDS encoding DUF3656 domain-containing U32 family peptidase, which yields MPHEHPQEHRPGTSPELLAPAGSPEALAAAVAAGADAVYLAGRRFGARRYAANFSDEELRSAVDYAHIRGVKVYVTVNTLVRDAELPDVVRYLVRLYETGVDAVLVQDIGVASLAREVVPDLPLHASTQMTIHNREGVARAAREGFSRVVLARELTLPEIEDIAEAQGIGIEVFAHGALCYCYSGQCLLSSVIGGRSGNRGMCAQPCRKPYRLMVGEMDDYGRPADLKAVPAKDHYLLSTRDLAVYPYLDRIARATVESLKIEGRMRSAEYVATVVSIYRRALDAIAAGEAWSPSREDMRDLALAFNREFTEGYILGASDIMARNRPGNRGVMLGTVVGYDPRRQEATVRLAGDLAPRSGDGLAFCTDDPDRDVGAVVRGTPAVRRGMVRLGVPAPVGRGARVFLTKSADLEERAKRIMEKPLPQLPIDVTVAWEDGTPCLEAVLARGGGEPLRVSYRADLQMEPARNRPLAPEDIAEQFGKTGGTPFIVRRMDLRYPGGLFAPLGELNRVRRTFLEKVEEAVLAARRPGPDAVRAARERAEATIAGMMRTAGRGGEPRLPSVSVYTDTLEGAEAAVRSGARTVYLEPCGPVTPDLLEEAAAVCREGGADLVWKWPSITRRRFLDAAAPLLPSLYDAGVRGVMVSGLGAADAVRRAEPRMRLFAAAGLNVWNHRTAAELAPLFLRCTASPELPAADLAGLAETAGGAPELEVLVQGNIEAMVTEDRLVAGVFGEKTGGRFLGLQDQRNRVFPLRCDGEGRTYIANAVETCLIDRLSEIAGMRIDAVAIDARGRGPRYAGDMAGLYRTGIEAVGRGDLGVLPALKDEVKQRSLGGITCGHFARGLPD from the coding sequence ATGCCGCACGAACACCCTCAGGAACACAGGCCGGGTACGTCGCCGGAACTGCTTGCGCCGGCCGGGTCGCCGGAGGCCCTGGCCGCAGCGGTTGCCGCCGGCGCCGACGCGGTCTACCTTGCCGGGAGGCGTTTTGGAGCCCGGCGCTACGCGGCGAACTTCTCCGACGAGGAACTCCGATCCGCCGTCGATTACGCGCACATCAGGGGCGTCAAGGTCTACGTCACCGTCAACACCCTCGTTCGGGACGCCGAACTCCCCGACGTGGTCCGTTACCTCGTCCGGCTCTACGAGACCGGGGTCGATGCCGTCTTGGTGCAGGACATCGGGGTGGCGTCGCTCGCACGGGAAGTGGTCCCCGACCTTCCTCTCCATGCCTCCACCCAGATGACTATCCACAACCGTGAAGGTGTGGCCCGGGCCGCGAGGGAGGGGTTCTCCCGCGTCGTGCTGGCACGGGAACTCACGCTCCCCGAGATCGAGGATATCGCGGAGGCACAGGGGATCGGCATCGAGGTCTTCGCCCACGGTGCGCTCTGCTACTGCTACTCGGGCCAGTGCCTCCTCTCCTCGGTCATCGGCGGGCGGAGCGGGAACCGGGGGATGTGCGCCCAGCCGTGCAGGAAGCCCTACCGGCTTATGGTCGGGGAGATGGACGATTACGGCCGTCCGGCGGATCTTAAGGCCGTGCCCGCAAAGGACCACTACCTGCTCTCGACACGCGATCTGGCCGTGTACCCCTACCTTGACCGGATCGCTCGGGCAACGGTGGAATCACTCAAGATCGAGGGGAGGATGCGTTCGGCCGAGTACGTCGCCACGGTCGTGAGCATCTACCGGCGTGCCCTCGATGCGATCGCCGCCGGAGAGGCTTGGTCGCCCTCGCGGGAGGATATGCGGGACCTCGCGCTCGCGTTCAACCGGGAGTTCACGGAGGGCTACATCCTCGGCGCTTCCGATATCATGGCCCGCAACCGGCCCGGGAACCGGGGCGTCATGCTCGGCACGGTCGTCGGCTACGACCCGCGGAGGCAGGAGGCGACCGTGCGCCTCGCCGGCGACCTCGCGCCCCGTTCCGGCGACGGGCTGGCCTTCTGCACGGACGATCCCGACCGGGACGTGGGAGCGGTCGTCCGCGGCACACCTGCCGTCCGCCGCGGCATGGTTCGGCTCGGGGTCCCGGCGCCCGTCGGGCGCGGCGCCAGGGTCTTCCTGACGAAGAGCGCGGACCTCGAAGAGCGTGCAAAACGGATCATGGAAAAGCCGCTCCCGCAGTTGCCGATCGACGTGACGGTCGCTTGGGAGGACGGCACGCCCTGCTTGGAAGCAGTGCTCGCTCGGGGCGGCGGCGAACCGCTCCGGGTCTCCTACCGGGCGGACCTGCAGATGGAGCCGGCACGGAACCGGCCGCTTGCCCCGGAAGATATCGCGGAGCAGTTCGGAAAGACCGGGGGGACGCCGTTTATAGTCCGCAGGATGGACCTCCGCTACCCGGGCGGTCTCTTTGCACCGCTCGGTGAGTTGAACCGGGTTCGCCGGACATTCTTAGAAAAGGTCGAGGAGGCCGTGCTCGCCGCACGGCGCCCGGGACCGGATGCGGTGCGTGCGGCCCGGGAGCGGGCCGAAGCGACGATTGCCGGGATGATGCGCACGGCGGGGCGGGGCGGGGAGCCCCGGCTCCCGTCGGTCTCGGTCTACACCGACACGTTGGAGGGTGCGGAGGCCGCCGTCCGGAGCGGCGCACGGACCGTCTACCTTGAACCCTGCGGCCCCGTGACCCCCGACCTCCTCGAAGAGGCCGCCGCCGTCTGCCGGGAGGGGGGTGCGGACCTTGTCTGGAAGTGGCCGTCGATCACCAGGCGCAGGTTCCTCGATGCGGCGGCCCCGCTCCTCCCGTCGCTCTACGACGCAGGCGTCCGCGGGGTCATGGTGAGCGGGCTCGGCGCTGCGGACGCGGTGAGGCGGGCCGAACCCAGGATGAGGCTTTTTGCCGCCGCCGGGCTGAATGTCTGGAACCACCGCACCGCCGCGGAACTGGCCCCGCTCTTCCTGCGGTGCACGGCATCCCCCGAACTCCCGGCCGCCGACCTTGCAGGGCTCGCGGAGACGGCCGGGGGCGCTCCAGAGTTGGAGGTGCTCGTGCAGGGCAACATCGAGGCGATGGTGACCGAGGACCGCTTGGTGGCTGGGGTCTTTGGTGAAAAAACCGGCGGGCGGTTCTTGGGTCTGCAGGACCAGAGGAACCGCGTCTTCCCGCTCCGGTGCGACGGTGAGGGGAGAACATATATCGCAAACGCGGTCGAGACCTGCCTGATCGACCGCCTGTCCGAGATCGCAGGGATGCGGATCGACGCGGTCGCCATCGACGCGCGGGGGCGGGGACCCCGCTACGCCGGGGATATGGCCGGGCTCTACCGGACGGGAATCGAGGCCGTGGGCCGGGGAGACCTCGGTGTGCTCCCCGCACTCAAGGATGAGGTGAAACAGCGGTCCCTCGGCGGCATCACCTGCGGACATTTCGCCAGGGGACTCCCTGATTGA